The genomic interval TCCAGACGAACGTGCTGCACGGCACAGGCCTCGCCTTCCTGCACATGGACCTCGACATGCTGGGTCCGGTGTACGTCGGCGACACCGTGTACGCCGTCGTGGAGACCACGGGCTGCAGGCCCTCCAGCAAGCCGGGGCGGGGCGTGGTGACCAGCCGGATCACGGTACGCAACCAGCGGGACGCGGACGTCCTCGTCTACACGCCGGTGCGGCTGATCCGCGGTAGGGACTACGAGGCTCCGGCGCCGTCCTGAGCCCGGGGCCGGGCTACGAGGTCGCGCCGTCCTGAGTCCGAGGCGAGGCCGGCACCAGACTCAGACCGGTGGGCCGCCCCGCTTCGGGTACGGCGGCGCCGGCGAAGGCGCCGTGGTGCAGCCAGTCGGAGGGGATCGAGGGACGCGGCGGGGCCTCGTGGTCCGGGACCGCCATCGCGTACAGGCGGGTGTAGCGGAACTTGGCCTCCAGGTTGTCCAGGACCGACCAGTACTCGTAGCCGCACACCCGCACACCGGCCGCGGTGAGTCCGGCCAGCCAGGAGAGCCGGGCGCGCAGCAGGGCCCGGCGCCGGTCGTCGTCGCTGTGTCCTGTGGCGTCGACGAGGTCCAGGTCGCCCATGCCGTTGTCGATGACGGACAGCGGCGGCAGCATGTCGCCGTAGAGCTCGTAGAGGCCGGCGACGGCGTCGGCGAGTCCTTCGGGGATGATCGGCCAGCCGTAGGCGGTGGTCTCCACGTCGTCGAACGGAACGATCGCGAAGCCCAGACCCACGAGCAGGCGGTTCACCTCGTTGAGGGCGCTCTGGCAGGTACTCGTCGGCAGCACGCGGGGCAGGTTCTCCGGCGCGGTGACGCGGAACGGGGTGTGCCAGGACAGGCCCAGCAGGTCCTGCTCGGTGGTGATGGCGTCCAGGTCGCCGGGGCGCACGCAGCCGGTGTCCTCGACCGGTGAGTCGCCGTCCTCGGTCACCATGTGCGCGCCGAGCAGCAGGGGGTCGAGGAAGAGTCGGTTGGTCCAGCTCTCCAGGCGTTCCAGGGCGAGCCGGTCGTAGGGGTCGTCGGTGGCCGGGTAGCCGCCCACGAGGGTGACCGTGGTGCCGATCCGGCCTCGCGCGCCGGTGGCTCTCAGGGCCTGGGTGGCGAGCCCGTTCGCGAGCAGGATGTGGTGGACCGCGGGCAGTCCGGCACGGCCGGCGCCCCGGCTCGGGGGATACATTCCGGCCACGTGGTCCGCGAGCGTGGGGCCGGCGAGGTCGGTGGAGGTGATCC from Streptomyces sp. CC0208 carries:
- a CDS encoding MaoC/PaaZ C-terminal domain-containing protein; its protein translation is MAPQQTSTEIPLLVQGLTFEEMPVGQIFRTARRTITETDLVNFVTWGGFTEPLFWDASHAADGGYTGRLVPGGLTYCIAEGLVLQTNVLHGTGLAFLHMDLDMLGPVYVGDTVYAVVETTGCRPSSKPGRGVVTSRITVRNQRDADVLVYTPVRLIRGRDYEAPAPS
- a CDS encoding family 1 glycosylhydrolase — translated: MSDGFLHESLRCVDWGVATADTIAAPRPERGGHFRQWTDDLKQLTGVVADTHRMVAGWPQLQPDGPGSWDRDTLDRCDRALDALLAHGSRPALTLLDRSLPPWLDAAGGWLARDTAEHFAAYAAELGRRFGDRVERWITSTDLAGPTLADHVAGMYPPSRGAGRAGLPAVHHILLANGLATQALRATGARGRIGTTVTLVGGYPATDDPYDRLALERLESWTNRLFLDPLLLGAHMVTEDGDSPVEDTGCVRPGDLDAITTEQDLLGLSWHTPFRVTAPENLPRVLPTSTCQSALNEVNRLLVGLGFAIVPFDDVETTAYGWPIIPEGLADAVAGLYELYGDMLPPLSVIDNGMGDLDLVDATGHSDDDRRRALLRARLSWLAGLTAAGVRVCGYEYWSVLDNLEAKFRYTRLYAMAVPDHEAPPRPSIPSDWLHHGAFAGAAVPEAGRPTGLSLVPASPRTQDGATS